Proteins found in one Magnolia sinica isolate HGM2019 chromosome 5, MsV1, whole genome shotgun sequence genomic segment:
- the LOC131245706 gene encoding UDP-glycosyltransferase 92A1-like, translating into MAQKQHIVLFPTLCQGHFIPFLALAAHLEQRNRYTITLVSTPLNVKNLQSTLPPTTSIRLASLPFNGLEHGLPPNSESTDTLPCHLPLRLLQVSETLKPSFENLISEITREDGRPPFCIISDMFLGWTVEIAKRLGIFHTVFVVSGAYGTAVYFSLWLNLPHSKTDSDEFPLPDFPEPISIHRSQLTNHLKLANGSDALSQLHQRLLPLCFRSDGFLFNTVEELEKTGLEYFRRKTNRPVWAIGPVKNVSYARKEPGISADRCLSWLNLHCPNSVLYVSFGSQNTISVSQMMELAMGLEASGTPFIWVVRPPVGFDINEEFRAEWLPEGFEERMAEGKRGMLVRNWGPQLEILSHGSTGAFLSHCGWNSTVESLSRGVPLIGWPLSAEQFYNVKMMEEKLGVCVEIARGYGGEIERSEVERVIKEVMGEEMRKKALEVKEMMNDATREDKGSVASSLEALDEFLTTAIRQDGKPNECV; encoded by the coding sequence ATGGCCCAAAAACAACACATAGTCCTCTTCCCTACCCTCTGCCAAGGCCACTTCATACCCTTCTTGGCACTCGCTGCACATCTAGAGCAGCGAAATCGCTACACCATCACCCTCGTAAGCACTCCACTCAACGTCAAAAACCTTCAGTCCACCCTTCCTCCAACCACCTCCATCCGACTCGCCTCCCTCCCTTTCAACGGATTAGAGCACGGCCTCCCCCCCAACTCAGAAAGCACCGACACCCTACCATGCCATCTCCCCCTCCGTCTTCTACAAGTTTCCGAAACGCTCAAACCTTCCTTCGAGAATCTCATCTCAGAAATAACTAGAGAAGACGGCCGCCCTCCTTTCTGCATCATCTCAGACATGTTCCTCGGATGGACGGTCGAGATCGCAAAACGACTTGGCATATTCCACACCGTTTTCGTCGTTAGTGGAGCCTACGGAACTGCCGTCTACTTCTCGCTCTGGCTCAACCTCCCTCATTCCAAAACCGATTCGGACGAGTTCCCGCTTCCCGATTTCCCCGAACCGATCTCTATCCACAGATCCCAGCTTACCAACCATCTCAAACTCGCCAACGGCTCTGATGCGTTGTCGCAGTTGCACCAGCGCTTGCTTCCTCTATGCTTCCGATCCGATGGGTTCTTGTTCAATACAGTGGAAGAGCTGGAAAAGACTGGCTTGGAATATTTCAGAAGGAAGACGAACCGGCCGGTTTGGGCAATTGGACCGGTGAAGAACGTATCGTATGCAAGAAAGGAGCCTGGAATTTCTGCGGATAGATGTCTCTCATGGTTGAATCTCCACTGTCCGAATTCTGTTCTGTACGTTTCGTTCGGCTCTCAGAACACCATCTCTGTTTCCCAGATGATGGAGCTGGCGATGGGTTTGGAAGCGAGTGGAACGCCGTTCATTTGGGTCGTTCGACCTCCGGTCGGGTTCGACATAAACGAAGAATTCAGAGCTGAGTGGCTGCCGGAGGGATTCGAAGAGAGGATGGCAGAAGGGAAGCGGgggatgttggtgagaaattggGGGCCCCAGCTGGAGATATTGTCTCATGGATCGACGGGCGCGTTTCTCAGCCACTGCGGTTGGAATTCGACGGTGGAGAGCTTGAGTAGAGGAGTGCCGTTGATTGGGTGGCCGTTGTCGGCAGAGCAGTTTTACAACGTGAAGATGATGGAGGAGAAGTTGGGGGTGTGCGTGGAGATTGCGAGGGGCTATGGTGGGGAGATTGAGAGGAGTGAGGTGGAGAGGGTAATAAAGGAGGTGATGGGAGAGGAGATGAGAAAGAAAGCGTTGGAAgtgaaggagatgatgaatgaCGCTACTAGAGAAGACAAAGGATCCGTAGCCTCTTCTCTGGAAGCTTTGGATGAATTTCTCACGACTGCCATTCGCCAGGATGGAAAGCCGAATGAGTGCGTGTAG